Proteins encoded by one window of Superficieibacter sp. HKU1:
- the yhcN gene encoding peroxide/acid stress response protein YhcN: protein MKNVMIIASLGLASVLSFGASAAAHQVNAEQAQNLQSMGSISASAVAGSPMDMRHELAVKAEKEGASSYRITEMRTGDHWHATAELYK, encoded by the coding sequence ATGAAAAACGTAATGATTATCGCATCCCTGGGCCTGGCCTCCGTTCTGTCCTTTGGCGCCAGTGCAGCCGCCCATCAGGTTAACGCTGAACAGGCACAGAACCTTCAGTCGATGGGTTCTATCTCTGCGTCTGCCGTCGCAGGTAGCCCAATGGATATGCGTCATGAACTGGCAGTAAAAGCGGAAAAAGAAGGCGCCAGCAGCTATCGCATCACTGAAATGCGCACCGGCGACCACTGGCACGCCACCGCAGAATTGTACAAGTAA
- the yhcN gene encoding peroxide/acid stress response protein YhcN — protein sequence MKMTTTVATLSLLSVLSFGAFAADSISSEQALNREAIGTVSVGAVGTAPMDMRAMLDEKATEQGASAYRIIEARTGDQWHATAELYK from the coding sequence ATGAAAATGACAACAACTGTAGCCACCCTGAGCCTGCTTTCCGTTCTTTCTTTTGGTGCTTTCGCCGCGGATTCTATCTCCAGCGAGCAAGCGCTGAATCGCGAAGCTATCGGTACCGTATCGGTAGGCGCTGTTGGCACCGCTCCGATGGACATGCGTGCCATGCTGGATGAGAAAGCCACCGAACAGGGCGCATCCGCCTACCGTATTATCGAAGCACGTACCGGCGACCAGTGGCATGCCACTGCGGAACTGTATAAATAA
- the argR gene encoding transcriptional regulator ArgR, whose product MRSSTKQEELVKAFKALLKEEKFSSQGEIVQALQEEGFENINQSKVSRMLTKFGAVRTRNAKMEMVYCLPAELGVPTTSSPLKNLVLDIDYNDAVVVIHTSPGAAQLIARLLDSLGKAEGILGTIAGDDTIFTTPARDFTVKELYEAILVLFEQEL is encoded by the coding sequence ATGCGAAGCTCGACTAAACAAGAAGAGTTAGTCAAAGCGTTTAAAGCGCTACTTAAAGAAGAAAAGTTCAGTTCTCAGGGAGAGATCGTCCAGGCGTTGCAGGAAGAGGGCTTCGAAAATATCAATCAGTCCAAAGTGTCCCGCATGCTGACTAAGTTTGGCGCGGTACGCACGCGCAACGCCAAAATGGAGATGGTTTACTGCCTGCCCGCAGAACTGGGCGTGCCAACGACCTCCAGCCCGCTAAAGAATCTGGTGCTGGATATCGACTATAACGATGCCGTTGTGGTTATTCATACCAGCCCCGGTGCAGCACAGCTCATTGCGCGTTTGCTGGACTCGTTAGGTAAAGCGGAAGGTATCCTTGGCACTATCGCGGGGGATGACACGATCTTTACCACGCCTGCCCGCGATTTTACGGTAAAAGAACTGTACGAAGCGATCCTGGTGTTGTTCGAACAGGAGCTGTAA
- the mdh gene encoding malate dehydrogenase yields the protein MKVAVLGAAGGIGQALALLLKTQLPSGSELSLYDIAPVTPGVAVDLSHIPTDVKIKGFSGEDATPALEGADVVLISAGVARKPGMDRSDLFNVNAGIVKNLVLQITKACPKACIGIITNPVNTTVAIAAEVLKKAGVYDKNKLFGVTTLDIIRSNTFVAELKGKKPTEVDVPVIGGHSGVTILPLLSQIPGVSFTSQEISDLTKRIQNAGTEVVEAKAGGGSATLSMGQAAARFGLSLVRALQGEQGVVECAYVEGDGKHARFFSQPLLLGKNGIEERKPYGELSAFEQQALDGMLETLKKDIQLGEEFVNK from the coding sequence ATGAAAGTTGCAGTCCTCGGCGCTGCGGGCGGTATCGGCCAGGCGCTTGCCCTACTACTGAAAACCCAACTGCCTTCAGGCTCAGAACTCTCCCTGTATGATATCGCGCCAGTCACTCCCGGCGTTGCTGTTGATCTTAGCCACATTCCGACTGACGTTAAGATCAAAGGTTTTTCCGGCGAGGATGCCACTCCGGCGCTGGAAGGAGCTGACGTTGTACTGATCTCGGCGGGCGTGGCACGTAAGCCGGGTATGGATCGTTCCGATCTGTTTAACGTCAACGCCGGGATCGTTAAGAATCTGGTGTTACAAATCACTAAAGCCTGCCCGAAAGCGTGTATTGGTATTATCACTAACCCGGTTAATACCACGGTCGCGATTGCGGCGGAAGTGCTGAAGAAAGCGGGCGTCTACGATAAGAACAAGCTGTTTGGCGTCACTACGCTGGATATCATCCGCTCAAACACGTTTGTTGCGGAACTGAAAGGCAAAAAACCGACGGAAGTCGATGTACCGGTGATCGGCGGCCACTCCGGCGTGACCATTCTGCCGCTGCTCTCGCAGATCCCGGGTGTGAGCTTCACCAGCCAGGAAATCTCCGATCTCACCAAACGTATCCAGAATGCGGGTACAGAAGTGGTAGAAGCTAAAGCCGGTGGCGGTTCCGCAACGCTTTCTATGGGCCAGGCGGCAGCACGCTTCGGTTTATCGCTGGTGCGCGCGCTTCAGGGTGAGCAGGGCGTAGTGGAGTGTGCTTACGTTGAGGGTGACGGCAAACATGCGCGTTTCTTCTCACAGCCGCTGCTGCTGGGTAAAAACGGTATCGAAGAACGTAAACCTTACGGCGAACTGAGCGCGTTCGAGCAGCAGGCGCTGGACGGTATGCTGGAAACGCTGAAGAAAGATATTCAGCTCGGCGAAGAGTTCGTTAATAAGTAA
- the degS gene encoding outer membrane-stress sensor serine endopeptidase DegS translates to MLVKLLRSIAIGLIVGGLLLAAMPSLRQWNVNSAPHYDSADESPVSYNQAVRRAAPAVVNVYNRGMNSSSHNQLEIRTLGSGVIMDERGYIVTNKHVINDADQIIVALQDGRVFEALLVGSDSLTDLAVLKINATGGLPVIPINRKRIPHIGDVVLAIGNPYNLGQTITQGIISATGRIGLNPSGRQNFLQTDASINHGNSGGALINSLGELMGINTLSFDKSNDGETPEGIGFAIPFQLATKIMDKLIRDGRVIRGYIGIGGREIAPLHAQGAGIDQIQGIVVNEVSPGGPAAEAGIQVNDVIVSVNNKPAVSALETMDQVAEIRPGSVIPVEVMREDKKLKLNVTIQEYPATE, encoded by the coding sequence ATGCTTGTGAAGCTTTTACGCTCGATTGCTATCGGTTTAATTGTCGGCGGTCTGTTACTGGCTGCCATGCCTTCTTTACGCCAGTGGAACGTCAACTCTGCGCCGCACTATGACAGTGCCGACGAATCGCCGGTCAGCTACAATCAGGCCGTACGCCGCGCCGCGCCTGCGGTGGTGAACGTCTACAACCGCGGGATGAACAGTTCCAGCCATAACCAACTGGAGATCCGCACCCTGGGCTCCGGCGTGATTATGGATGAGCGCGGCTATATTGTGACCAACAAGCACGTAATTAACGATGCGGACCAGATTATCGTTGCGCTTCAGGACGGGCGCGTTTTTGAGGCGTTGCTGGTTGGCTCGGATAGCCTGACCGATCTGGCGGTGCTCAAAATTAACGCCACCGGCGGCCTGCCGGTGATCCCGATTAACCGCAAGCGCATACCGCATATCGGTGACGTGGTGCTGGCGATTGGTAACCCCTATAACCTCGGGCAGACCATCACCCAGGGGATCATCAGCGCCACCGGGCGCATCGGCCTGAATCCCTCGGGTCGACAAAACTTCCTGCAAACCGACGCTTCCATCAACCACGGTAATTCCGGCGGCGCGCTGATTAACTCGCTCGGCGAGCTAATGGGGATTAACACCCTCTCCTTTGATAAGAGCAACGATGGCGAAACGCCGGAAGGGATCGGCTTTGCGATCCCCTTCCAGCTGGCGACCAAAATTATGGATAAGCTGATCCGCGATGGCCGGGTGATCCGCGGCTATATTGGCATTGGCGGCCGTGAAATCGCGCCGCTCCACGCCCAGGGCGCGGGGATCGATCAGATTCAGGGGATTGTGGTTAACGAAGTGTCGCCGGGCGGCCCGGCAGCGGAAGCGGGTATCCAGGTCAACGACGTAATCGTGTCGGTAAATAATAAACCGGCGGTCTCCGCACTGGAGACGATGGATCAGGTGGCGGAAATTCGGCCGGGTTCGGTGATCCCGGTGGAAGTGATGCGCGAGGATAAGAAGCTGAAGCTGAACGTGACGATTCAGGAATACCCGGCAACCGAGTAA
- the degQ gene encoding serine endoprotease DegQ, producing the protein MKKQTLLLSALALSVGLSLSAPFTAAAALPSQIPGQAALPSLAPMLEKVLPAVVSVQVEGTAVQGAKVPEELKKFFGDVAPDQQPQPFEGLGSGVIIDAAKGYILTNNHVINQAQKISVQLNDGREFDAKLIGSDDQSDIALLQIQNATNLTQIAIADSDKLRVGDFAVAVGNPFGLGQTATSGIVSALGRSGLNLEGLENFIQTDASINRGNSGGALLNLNGELIGINTAILAPGGGSVGIGFAIPSNMARTLAQQLIQFGEIKRGLLGIKGMEMSSDIAKAFNLNVTRGAFVSEVLRNSGSAKAGVKSGDVIVSLNDKPLNSFAELRSRIATTEPGSKVKLGLLRDGKPLDVEVTLDKSTSSSASAEMIAPALQGAKLSDGQLKDGSKGITVDEVEKDSAAAQAGLHKGDVITGLNRERIHSIAEMRKALEAKPSIIALNIVRGNESIYLLLR; encoded by the coding sequence ATGAAGAAACAAACCCTGCTGTTGAGTGCGTTAGCGTTGAGTGTCGGGTTATCTCTTTCGGCACCCTTTACGGCTGCTGCGGCGCTGCCGTCGCAGATTCCTGGTCAGGCGGCGCTGCCGAGCCTGGCCCCCATGCTGGAAAAAGTTCTGCCTGCGGTGGTCAGCGTTCAGGTTGAGGGTACCGCCGTACAGGGTGCAAAAGTGCCGGAAGAGTTGAAGAAATTCTTCGGCGATGTCGCTCCCGATCAACAGCCGCAGCCGTTTGAAGGGCTGGGCTCTGGCGTCATTATTGACGCGGCGAAAGGTTACATTCTCACGAATAATCATGTGATTAATCAGGCGCAGAAGATCAGCGTTCAGCTTAACGATGGCCGCGAGTTTGACGCCAAACTGATTGGCAGCGACGATCAGAGCGATATCGCGCTGCTGCAAATCCAGAACGCCACCAATTTGACCCAGATTGCGATTGCCGACTCCGATAAACTGCGCGTCGGCGATTTCGCGGTGGCGGTCGGTAATCCGTTTGGCCTTGGGCAAACGGCCACCTCCGGCATTGTTTCCGCGCTGGGACGCAGCGGTCTGAACCTGGAAGGCCTGGAAAACTTTATCCAGACCGACGCCTCTATTAACCGCGGCAACTCCGGCGGCGCATTGTTGAATCTTAACGGCGAGCTGATCGGCATTAATACCGCAATCCTTGCGCCGGGCGGCGGCAGCGTCGGTATCGGCTTTGCCATCCCCAGTAATATGGCGCGCACCCTCGCCCAGCAGCTGATTCAGTTTGGCGAAATCAAACGCGGGCTGTTGGGGATTAAGGGCATGGAGATGTCTTCTGACATTGCCAAAGCGTTTAATCTGAACGTTACCCGCGGCGCGTTTGTCAGCGAAGTGCTGCGCAATTCCGGCTCGGCGAAAGCGGGCGTGAAATCGGGCGACGTCATCGTCAGCCTGAACGACAAACCGTTAAACAGCTTTGCCGAACTGCGCTCACGTATTGCCACTACCGAGCCGGGCAGTAAAGTGAAGCTCGGGCTGCTGCGCGACGGCAAACCGCTGGATGTGGAAGTGACGCTCGATAAGAGCACCTCGTCTTCTGCCAGCGCGGAGATGATCGCCCCGGCGCTTCAGGGCGCCAAACTCAGCGACGGCCAGTTGAAGGACGGCTCGAAAGGTATCACGGTCGATGAGGTCGAGAAAGACAGCGCCGCGGCCCAGGCGGGTCTGCATAAAGGCGATGTGATCACCGGTCTTAATCGCGAGCGTATTCATTCTATTGCTGAAATGCGTAAAGCGCTGGAAGCGAAGCCGTCTATCATCGCGCTGAATATCGTGCGCGGTAATGAGAGCATCTATTTGCTTCTGCGCTGA
- the zapG gene encoding Z-ring associated protein ZapG: MTWEYALIGLVVGIIIGAVAMRFGNRKLRQQQALQYELEKNKAELEEYREELVSHFAHSAELLDNMADDYRKIYQHMAKSSSNLLPGMAAENNPFRNRLAESEANNDQAPVQMPRDYSEGASGLLRNGVKRD; the protein is encoded by the coding sequence ATGACCTGGGAATATGCGCTAATTGGTTTAGTTGTCGGTATCATCATCGGTGCCGTTGCCATGCGTTTTGGTAATCGTAAATTACGTCAACAGCAGGCTTTGCAGTACGAACTGGAAAAGAACAAAGCAGAGCTGGAGGAGTATCGTGAGGAGCTGGTCAGCCACTTTGCCCACAGTGCCGAGCTGCTGGATAACATGGCTGATGATTATCGTAAGATTTATCAGCATATGGCAAAAAGCTCCAGCAACCTTCTGCCGGGTATGGCGGCGGAAAATAATCCTTTCCGCAACCGTCTGGCGGAATCGGAAGCCAATAACGATCAGGCTCCTGTGCAGATGCCGCGTGATTACTCAGAAGGCGCATCGGGTCTGCTGCGTAACGGCGTGAAGCGCGATTAA